Genomic window (Juglans microcarpa x Juglans regia isolate MS1-56 chromosome 2S, Jm3101_v1.0, whole genome shotgun sequence):
tcattttaacatccaaacacactttaaactcaatttagatgaGCCCCACATAATTTCCTTCACTActtaattcattactatttataaaaaactaaacTCAGCTGAGGttagtttaacatccaaacgtagccttagttAGGAAATGGTACTAAATAATTGGTATCATTCTCATGGTTGATATTGTGACGACGGATTTTAGCTACTCATTGATTGGAATGCTTGAAACATCTATCATGAGAAGATCCCACAATAGAAAGATTTTCATTAGCTCTAAATCTCTCGATGTATCAGTTAAAAATCTCTAATTTTGCATTTTTGGATAGAGTAGCTGGACAAAAATACTTCCCACTAAAAGAAACACCCACGGGTTTTAGGAAAATGGCAAGAGAGTTGGACATCacaaaatagaaacaaatgAACTTCCAAACACCtacataaaacacaaaaaaagcaagaaaatataacataattgcTATCATTGAGGGGTAGAGTGTGAGGAAAGGATTGCATATATGTGGGATTGATTTGGATGAGGAAGAGTGGTGGTCATGTCTACAGGTAGGTGGTGCATGTAAGATCCATATGCAGTTGTGAAGCTCACACGCCCACCAATTGGGGTCGAGGCTTGGTTCGCccaaaggagaagaaagatATAGTCATGGTGTGTTTGAGTGTGAGGGACAATGGAAATTAGGAAGCAACAATAAAATCTTTAGAATAAGAATAATGCCTAAGAAGGgaagaaaaacttaaaagtgTGGCTGCTTGACTGGAAAACAAAGTATTTAGTTAGAGTAGGGAGGAAGGGAGGACCAGAGCTCCTCCCTCCACTCTAAATGGGGGCTCCTTGGTGGCTGTTGCTATAGATATGCAATTCTAGGATTAGAATGAGAGCAAGACTTGGGGTGATTGATGTCCATTAGAATCATTTTAGAGCAACAACTTGTCTCTATATTTGTAATGTAagatattattcatcatttatacTCACTATTTTCAACATCCTAATTGAGCTATAGCATCATAGGCGGGACACTCAAGTCTAACATTTCTAGTTACGAGTGACTTTGATATTATTTCTAAGACTAAACCTTATTTGAATCCATAATTCaagcaaaaaaataacaaatttggtaagtaaaataacaaataattttataaccaAATGACGTTATGTCAAGGAAAAAATGATTAGAGGATTGctaaataattatgtttaatATAATTTCCAAAAGTATTCATGATCAAGAGAGAGGAGAGTTCGGGGGCCATGATACATCCAATGCTCAAGTTAGATcgaggttgaagatgaatagaGAAAGTGAGAGCTAGAGTGAATAAGTCGAGAAATGTTCAAGAGTGTAAGTAATCCCCTTCTTGGCACATAGAGGGGTATTTATACTTGGTCGGGGTGAGTCCCAAGATGATGGTGACCGGTGTGCGGTTCCGTACTAGGTTCGTGTGTTCTTGCCAGCCTCCTACTTCCCGTTAGACTTGTCAGGCCTGGCCAAGGTTGTCATTAACATCCAGGAGGGCACGTCGTTGTGTGGTGACCCTTGGGACGCATTGAATGTGGCGTGGTCCTTCCATGGCATGCTCGCTCCTACTCCATTAAATGTGGCGTGGCCCAAGACAGACTTGTTCCTGCTCAATTAAGCTGTGTGGCCTTGGACAGACTCGCTCGCCCTCCTGTGTCATTTGGACAGCTATGTCAAGGATACAGATGTCCCTAACGGTCGGCCAGTTTGGAGTGTCAAGGTCAAGGGCATCTTTGTCCGTCTGTCAGACGTGGTGCCAGATCGCACAGTCTTCTGTTCTCTTGTCAGGACTTTTGGCCTGGTGTCCTTTCTCCTAGGCCTCCTTGACCATCCCGACCCATCCCAAGCCTTATACGGGGGCCCGAGCCTTATCCTGGGCTCGACCCGTGGGGATTTCTCCCCTCATAAGCATTaacaaagtttgaaaaaataacttttttttttttgaataaacacaaaaaataatttaatttgactTGAGCTTGCGTTTTGACCAGCTCGAGCTCAACTTAATTCGACTAGGCGAGCTATCAGGTTTACAAACTGAAGAATTGTAATCTTTGATTGAAGAATTTTATCGAACAGGTGAGAGTAATCTTTGATCCGCAATCCATTAAACGAAAATGGATTGTAACAAACAGTATCAACTACAAATAGACCTAATCAATCTGAAAAGTGAACTAACTCAGATAGCAAAAACTTCAGGAGAATTAAACTATTGTTGCTGACAGAGGGATTACGTAGCagatgctaaaaaaaaaacaaaaaacaaagattcAATCAGAGGAAGAACAGATTACAGAAAAGTATTTAAAAACGTATTGTCATTTAGAAAAGTAGAACGTGTGTTGATGCAGAAATAAGTGTTCAGTTTATTCATAACTTGTCATTGATGAATTTCTATAAGGAAAAATCAAttagggaaaagaaaaaagttgaatgaagAAACTATAATGAAAACCAGCTGAATATTTCTATGAACAGTGAAATTaaaactctttgaaaaaaaagaaaaaacagaaaagaagagTGCAAGATACGGCATTTTGAATACTATTATACCAGTAATCCATTAAATAAGGACAAATGAAAATAGTGGAgtgaaatataaaatgaagtaagGACGAAACAAGATTCTGAATCAAATTACATTATAAGGACGAAACAAAAAGAGTATTTactaattatatttaaagttttGTCTTATACTTGCAGCCTTGATTGTCGATAGTTCGATTGGAGATGTAGATGTTGAAATCACAAGATGAGGATGATACGGCGTgtattctaaacaaaaaaatctttacTTTCCCAGAAAGTCTGATGTAGGTGTTGAGGGGCAGGACACCGGAGGTGACATCGGAGTAAATCTTGGTGTTGGAAAGCAAGCGGTCGGCCATGATGGTGAGCAACAGGTTCATGTGCTTGGTTTCGCCGGCAGATATATCACCAGCGAGAAGTGGGACTTCACCGACGAGCTCGCCTCTGTAGTTGACGAGGGCGGTGGAGTTGGAGTACTTGAAGCCGACCTTGTTGGGGTTCTTGACGGAAATATCGACATCGAGAGTGACGTTCACGTCCATGTTGAGCCTGGCAATGTCGAGAGACAAGTCGAGGTCTTTGATGCCTACGTCGTCGAACGTTGTCACGGGACGCTTGGCCTTGAATACCGTGAAAGCCAATATGACAATTAATATTACGATGCCGACAGTGGTGCCGATCACCGCCAAACAACAAGTTTTTCTGCGCTTCCCAGATGAATCCAGACCTGGACTTGAACTCGAACCACCTGCTTTCAAAGCTTTTCCTTCCACATCCATCACTTTGCTTTGCTACTAATGTTCTTCAGGTAAACATAAAACTTGAGCCTGCCTGTATATATAACTGGTTACAGGGCACATGATAAATGAACAAGGTAATATGTAGTTTTCAGAGGGCTCAAGGTTGCTTTGATTTTACCCAGAAAGAAGAATTAGCCTTCCAATATTTACTACAATCGATCTTCATCAAATTGCACAATTCAGCATCTGAAAAGTAACAAGCAAAATATTTGGAGGCAATAACGCAACAAGAATCTGTCTACTGGAATTAGTGTCTGAAGCGAATTCTCATTGCAATCAACATCCTGCTAGAAGCAACCAAGGTTCAATTTTATGATAGGAATTCAAATTTCAGTACAAACATTGGACTGCACAAAAGCTTTCAATCCGTTATACTAGGAGTGAAATAATCACAACCCGTGACTAACAAATAGCCACACCTCAGCATGATATAAAGGTCTGTAGTGCCCATTTAATATTCTTTACTCAAAATCAGAACTCAGttttttctttcgttttctcgtaaaccaaacaacttttttttattacttcccATGAACCAAACAACTAAACCACAACAGATTCTAAGTGAAacatagggaaaaaaaaaacccacaaaactTAGAAGCTTGAAGACTCATTGAGCCAAAAATATCCATAGAACTCCAAATCTGTAGTGGGAATCAGAAAACACTTAACCCCATGTCATGCAATACGAAAGCCTTATCAGATCCGCTTACAAATTTCCGGTAAAATCAAAGCTCAAAGGAATCCGATTCCCGGAAAGGAACAACAGAGAGGCCTCttgtgagaaagaaaaaatcatggGCGTTCAGGGAAACAATTAGAACAAACAcgaaaaatgagaagtttcatcgaaagagagaaagagaggcaaAGAGGCAGAAATTATCACGTTagggagacagagagacagataGAGATACCTGGCGGGTCTTTCCGATGAAGAAGCCGACGTTGAGGTGCGAAGTGAAGAGGCCGAGGAGTAGTTCTGCGAGGTGAAGAGTCAAGACCGTGGGTCCGTGAGGTACAATGCACTGGTTGCGTTGGAACTAGAACTAGAGATAGGAACATATTTCGTCAACAAAACAAACAACTTTTCTACAACAGAGAAAGGGAGCAAAAGCTCCACCAATACTAGGGGTATTTTCGTCCGCACACTCGTATATCGTCGGTCCTAGAGAAACCCCTCCGCCGCCGCTTCGAATCTCGCCTTCTTCTTTTTGCACCGTTTTGATTCGAACCCAGTTTAAAGTTTGGTTTCTCTGatcctcttctctttcttgtaCCAGGTGCTAATTCCTCTTCAGCCTTCTCATTCtcattgatttatattatatatatatatatatatatatttttttttaatttgtatatttattccGTCGAATTTATTTGCATGAGCAATAGTAAACttgaaatttacttttttaaaaaagaaaaaaatggatattttgaaattcaattgggctaatctattttctttttgtaattataaaatcattGTAATTTGAATGGGAATTGAAACTGTAGTGATCAGGATTCAGGTCAGCTCAAAAGTGGCGGGAAATGATTGGTGGGATTGTTCGACGTAAATCTGTTTCGGTATTGATCCGAGTTTtgctcaaatttcttttcattttcctctttcttttcttgaatGGTTGAGGGTGGTTTTGACTTATTACTACACGTTATTCTAATTTAATAGTTCAGTTTTTTCAATGTAATTTTTTGCTGCCAGTAATGGGCTATGATGGCCGCTTACACACTTAACTAGCATTAACAACCAaagaaaaagtgattgagcaacATCtgggtttaaattttttttttttttttaataagtacatCTGGGTTTAAATTCTGATCCAACGTAGCTTTGCAGGGTGTGTTCATCAGAGTTAAAAAATAAGGTTAAGTACACTTTATTATCTCAAATTTTTACTCAattcacaatatattttcaaaattaataattatattaaagtGAAT
Coding sequences:
- the LOC121252451 gene encoding uncharacterized protein LOC121252451 is translated as MDVEGKALKAGGSSSSPGLDSSGKRRKTCCLAVIGTTVGIVILIVILAFTVFKAKRPVTTFDDVGIKDLDLSLDIARLNMDVNVTLDVDISVKNPNKVGFKYSNSTALVNYRGELVGEVPLLAGDISAGETKHMNLLLTIMADRLLSNTKIYSDVTSGVLPLNTYIRLSGKVKIFLFRIHAVSSSSCDFNIYISNRTIDNQGCKYKTKL